TTGTCCGACATCCCAAGTATTTGCGTGATCTGCTGCCTGACGATGTTCCTGAGATGTCCGATCGGATCATTTCCGCTCATAACGGCCTCATACCTCGAGAGGACACGGCGCAGGAAAGGCTTCTGCGTCTTCTCGGTGGCATCCGAAATAATCGAAAGCATCTCCAGGTCCAGCAGACCTGCGTTTCCAAGCGGCACCGTGTCCCCGGTGTTAACTCTGGTCGAGAGATTGTAGACGGTCTTGTCACCGGCAATGCAGTCGGTGTGCGCGTATTCGCCATTGAAGTCGAACAGTATGATCCGGCAGTTGTCGTTAAACCTTTGATGATTTATAGCGCGTAACTCGGTGACAAAATGCTGGTAGAGGGTGGCCAATGTGTTCGACTTACCGCTCCCAGTGTTTCCAAAAATAGCGATGTGACTGTTCATCAACCCGTCCACCGGAAGGGCAATGTCGTAGCCCTCATACTCCGAGGTCGCGATATGCAAGGCTATTCCGTCCTCTGCGATGAGATTGTGAACCTGGAGAACTCGCTCACGAGTAAGCAGAAAGGCCTCGTTTCCGACCAGCGGGAGCTCCTTGGTCCCTCCATAGAATCGACCTCCCCGATCAATGAACCCGACCAGCGCCACAGAAAGCACGCGGCGGCCGCGAACAACCGGATCGCCATCTTCGAATCGGGAAGTGTCAGGGTTGGCATTCTCGCCCTCGACCTTACCTATAAGGCTCACGAACCCCTTTCGGATGTCCATGTAGCTCCCGACCGCGATGTTCCTCAGAAGATCGCCGTCGTAGAATAGCTCGGACAGGTTCTTATCCTTGTCGACAGTGACGAGAATCCGTCGCCCGGTGACGCCCGAGACTTCCCCCACCCGAAGTACAGCCTCCTTCTGGAGACGGACATCACTCATTGCGGCGCACCGCTTTCGGGGATGATTGCGCGCAAAATGGCATTGAAGGACTTGAAGTCGATCGACGGGCCCTGGCCCGGCGCAACAATCGTGATATTCCGGTTCTGAGCGAACTTGCTCGAGAACCCCGCCACATTTGCATCGGAATATGCGAAGATCAGTAATTGGGAGGTCGGATTGCGAAGGGCACGCTGGGTAATGTCGAGAATATGCTCGTCCGCAAACGAGAAGCCGAACGCAACGAGAAGTGCGTTGTCCTTGTCCATGCAGTTGGACAAAAGGCGAAGCAAGTCGAAATAGACACGCTCCATCAAAGCGGATTCGAACTTCCTGAGGTTCGGGAGTATCAACGCGCGGGTTCCCAATGCGGCCGTCACCGCAGCAGGATCAATTTTGCTCACGTTACCTGAGAGCTTTACGCCATCCGACGCGAAACGAATCTCCTTATCGGTGTCTCTCATCCAACTTAGCGACCCGTGCACCTTGATCAGGTTCAAGACAGGCAGTTCGACTATCCGGTCGGTCATGTTGCCGGACCGGTAGGTCCTGTCGAAGTATCTTGCTGGCGAAAAGAGATACCTGTTGCCGACTGCCGACGTCCGATCGAAACCGTCGTTCAACGTAACATTGGGAAGTTTGGACGCCGCCTTCTCAATAAAGAGGTCGTAGTTCGTGGTGAAAATGTTCGCTTGCCGGGGCAGGAGAATGTTCTTCCGCTCGAACAAGATTGCATCAATGATGGATAGAAAGTCGACGTAGTTGGAAAGCGTCTCGACGAGCGGTTCGTCATCAATATCTGCCAGCAGATCAACGTTCCTTTCAGCAAGCTCCTCGATGAAATCGAGTGCAACCAGATTTGCCTGTTCTAAATCGCCCCCCATGAGGAGGCCGTTGATTTGCGCTTCGATATCGCCAGCAACCTGAATGGCGGGCATCGACGCGCCTGATCCGATCAGGAAATTCAAGTTTCCAGATTGAATATAGGATTCAACCAGCTTCCTAACGTCGTCAGCTTGGTCCGAGAGAATCAATTTTCGCGCCATAAGAGAAATAAAGCGCATTCCCGTTAAGCGGGCAACATGGGTAACGTGGCAGGTCGTGGAGCCAGTCCCGGAACCGTGACCTTGAAGATGTCTTGGCGTCGATCGGTCGCGCACAGCGTCCGCGAGAAAACATCCGGCTCCGGCAACGCGAATTGGGGCGGTTCACTACCCACGTTTTACCGCATTCAGCGCCCATGATTAGCGCCATGGTCTCGCCATCCCTTTCACTGGTCAGCCGCCATTAACCAGCCCACGGGCAAACGCATCCTGCTCCTCAGTCAGCGAGATCGACAATTGACACTCATCGGCTTATCTCCATCGAGCCGTTTTCCGCTTCCAACCGCGGACTTGCGTGCAGCCGGAGTCCTAACGCTTCAGCCGGTTTTTTTCAACGAGACAAGACAAGTTCCAGCTGGCCCTCGACCCGCCAAGCTCCGCCGCCCGGAGCGGGCGGCCCACATCCCCAGGTTGGGCTCATGCAAATTTTCGCCTTTTGGCCCCGGCCGTTGCGATTGGCCCTCCCTGTCCGAAAGGAAGGTGATCAAGCCGTTCTCTGCCGCTAGAAAGACAACCGCGGTCGCCAGGTCATCCCAGCGCGGAAGGACCGCGGGGAGTAGCGGGTTGTCGCGGGCGACCGCTCCATACGCAGTCTCGTCGGCTTGGCCTAAGGCCACGAGTGCCTCGCAAGCGATCAGATAGGCGGTTATGAAGTCGTGTTCCCAGCCAGTTTCGCGACTGCCGGGGAGATTGTTTGACAGGAACTCGATTACAGGTCCAAGCCATAGCGAGGACGGCGGCTCCCCCGTCTTGCCTTGTGCCTCGCCTCGATTTCGCACGAAGTCCGGCGGGTCGACCCGGGTACCAAACACACCTTCCATGAGAAGATCGATCCGGTGTGAGACGTCGAGCCGTCTCCAATGCAGAGCCGCCTCGCCCGCGAACTCGACCTCTGCAATCTCTCTATCGGAAGCGCCGGCAAGGCCCTCAAGCGACCTAGCCGGCACCATGAATACAGAACCGTTGCTGAATTCGACAACGGCCATGCCGGACCGTCTGTCGTAAAGGACTTGCTTGGTGTTTGATGAGGCATGTGAACTCCTGCGCCGGAGGCGGCTTGGTCTAATCACTCGGCTGCGTTCGATGAGTCGAAATGCGCTTTCTGGTGTCTCGGCGGTGGTGTCGTTCAGGGTCTGAACGAACCGGCTCGGAATGTAGGCCTTGCGTCTCCTGCGTCCTCTTGACTTACCGACGACGCAGCCAGCCGACTTCAGGTCACGGTTTTGTCATGCCATCACCATCCGGAAGCTCGTCGCCTGGGTCGGGGTCGGTCTTGGGGGCGCGGTCTGGGATCGCCAACGCCGACTGCTCCAGTTCTTCATTCGATTGGGGGTTGGGACCGATCTCCACGACAAAGGCAGCATCGAAGCCAGTCCTCTCGCCCGGGTATCCTCTGGCATTCGAGATCACCCGAGTATTGCCAACGACATAGTCGTTTCGATGATGGACGTGACCGTGTGCCCACAAATTTGGTCCGGCCTCCCATAGCAAGTCTTCCAAGTCGGAAGCATAGGAAGCTGAGAGTGGATCGTGCCGGAAACCGAGGTCGATCGAACGCGGAGACGGTGCGTGATGCGTAACGACGACTGTCGTTAGCCCTGCCCGTTCTCGCAATTCATTGGCGATGAAATCGCGGGTCTCAAGATGTTTTCGATAGGCGTCAATGGGCTTGAATTTGCGAAACGGTTCCTTCGAGAATTTAATCTTCTTGTAGTCGTTCATCCCGTGCGCGGCGTACGACATGGCGACTTCCGGATTACGGCCGAACAACCGAAAATCGCTCCAAAGAGCCCCTCCAATGAACCGGACATCATCGATGTCGACAGCCCCATTCTCAAGAAAATGGACGTTTGGAAAACGACCGGCGAACTCGTGGGCGTCCCGGATGCCTTCCTGCACGGACGCCGAATAAAACTCATGATTTCCCGGCACGAAAACCACGGGGATGGCATGGGCAAAGGTATCGGCCAGCCATTGAAGGCTCGGGATGATGCCCTTGTCGAGAACGTCGCCAGCGCAAACCATGACATCGGCGTCGTCTGGCGGAGACTGCAAAAATGGCTGTCCAAATTCCAAGTGGAGGTCTGAGAGGACCCAAAGTTTCATGACTGCTGTCCCTATTGCGGCAGAGGAAAAAAGAGGACCTGGTTAAGCGAGACAGTCAAAGCGCTAGTGATGGCCTGCTTGGGTAGAGCCAACCCATCACCGCCTTTCTCATCGAAATCGCCAATGCGTCGTGATAAATCTCAAGTGCGGACTTCGCTTCGGTGGCGGAAAGCCAACCGTCGCCCAGACGCCATCGGCGAAAAAACAATGCATTGAGACGATGGCATCGGGAATCGTCCACCATGCTTCGCAGATCAGCAGGCGTTGCTGGCGGCACGGTTTCGGCATCGGGAGGCGGACTAGACTTATCGGACTTTTCGACATTCGGCGTCCGCATTGTCCAGGTCTCCTCGTTCACGGAGGTGACAATCGCGTCTATCTCAGAGCGGATGTCGTCCGGCACGCCCGCAGCGGCGTCGAAAGCCGCCCTGACAAACCTGGCATCGCTCACGAAATCGAGGTTCCACTCCGTCGGATTGTCCCGCCATAGGACCGTTTCGGCAGCTTTTGTCCAGCGCCCACCCTCTACGAGTCCGAGAGCCTCCAGCACTAAGTATGCGTTGAACGTAGCACGAGCCGGGCCGGCTCCATTGGCAGCCGCGATATTGGTTCCTGGCATGTCGCCGCGATCGTCCGTCTTCAGCGACGGAACGCGCCTATCCAACGGCCGGAATCGCAGCTGGCCGTTCTGGGCGGCGACATAGATGACCGCAATCGAGATATCATCCCACCTTGGCGGCTCCTCGGGACGGGCTGGAAATCGTCGCGGCTTGGCTCCCCCCACAGTCTCATTCGCCTGCCCCAGTGCGACAAGCGCCGCGCACCCGATCTCATAGGCGGTCATGTAGTAGTGTTCCCACCCAGCCTCGCGACGGTAAGGCAATTCGTAGGAGAAAAATTCGGCAACTGGTCGAGCCCAAGCGGCGAACTCGGCTGCCTGCGTATCGTTATGTAGTCGGCCCATAGCGCGCGTCGCAATTTCTTCCATAAAACTCGGACGGCCGAAAATTCCAGCCATGAGCATCGCGATCTCGTGATTAAGCTCGAGCGTTTCCCAACGGAGGGCCGTCTCGCCAAGAACTTCGACCCCGGCGATGTCCTTCTCGGACGCTTCGGCCAGCCCATCGAGCGATCGAGCCGGAACCATGAAAGCCGAGCCGTTTTCGAACTCGATCACGATCCGGCGCGACGAGTAATCGTAGTAGGCATCACTCGGAGCCGGATGCTTCAATGGGAAATCGGCATCACGCTTGGTCTTGACTACAATGCGGCGTCCCAGCGGTTGAAAGCCCATCTCGTCGAGACCGGACCCAAGCGACTTTTCTCCGCCTTGGCCGATCTTGTCGCGGCGATTGACCCGCCTTCGTCGACGCCCCCGCACCATCTATCCTTCTCCCATGCGGCGCGGCAGCTTCGCCAAGCTGACAGTGGGCATCCGGTGTCGTTGCACGATCTCAGCGACTTCGTCGCCGGACAACATTCTCGTTTCCATCAGACGTTCGACGATAGCATCCAGGGCCGTTCGCCTGGATCGAATGATGGACTTCACGCGGTCGAATTCGCTCTGCAGCAGGTCGTGAACACGCCTCCGGAACTCCGGGTTATACGTTCGCAGTCGCTCGAGTTGATCGACGGGGTCTTCGACGAGAAGGGTGTGCCCCATCCCGCGAGCACCCTCCAGCATAGTCGCAATCTCCGTCGCCCTGTTGAGGTCCGCGTCTTCAGAGCCCGAAGCGCCGTCGGAAAAGCAACCGAAGACTTCCTTTTCGGCGGCGATCCCGCCAAGGCAAACCGCGATCGCGTTCAGATAGTCGGCCCGCGTCTTTGCTCGAGCACCCATTTCGCCGTACTGTACGAAGCCGAGTTCGCTGGATTTCCCTTCGATCCGGTATCGGGAAATCCTGACTTCCGTCACCTCTCCGTGGCCGATTTCCATTACGACGAGGGCATGACCTGCTTCATGGACAGCGAGATTGCGAACGAAGTCATCCGAAAGCTCCCTCAACGTTCGAAGTTGGGCAATGACGTGAATTCCCGAAAGAACCTCACGATGGCGTCGCGCTGCCCGCCTGGCGTCACGAGCGAGTTGTTCGATATCGGCCCCGGAGAAACCCTCGGTGGCCATGCAGAACATGTCGCCTTGTGAGGGATCAAGCTCGATACCGCTGTGGAATTTCAAGATCGACAGTCGTGATTGTGTGTCGGGCAGCGCGATCTCGAAATGACGGTCGAGCCGTCCGGCACGCCGGATCGCCGGATCGAGCCTGTTGACATGGTTACATGCCGCGACGACCACCACACCTTCCCTGCCATGAAAACCGTCGAGAAGCTCGAGGAAACCGGCGATCGCGGCCGTCCAGTAGGAGTCGTTGTGATCACCGCTGTTCCGGCTGCCATACGTGTCTGCTTCGTCGACAAAAAGTATGCTCGGCGCATTCTTTTTGGCTTCCGCGAAAGCCTTCCGCATGGCTCTCAAAAAGTGGTCAAGCGACCCCGCGCTTTGCCAAGTCGAAAACGACCCGACGATGATGGATACGCCACAGCTGTTTGCCAGTGCACGCATGAAGGTTGTCTTTCCGGTTCCCGTCGGACCGGAAAGCAAGACCCCGTCGTCCACGTCCGCCCACTGGATGCGGCCCGCTCGGTAATCGTCGATGTCCTGGGCGAGATCATTCCCCCAGTCCACTACCGGCCCGTATCCGTGCATGTCCGCGAGCGTCGGCCCGCCGATCTTGGCGACCGGCGCAGCGGCCGGCGTGTCGGGTCGCGGATACTGCCTCAACCTCTGCAATGCCAGCGTGGGCGATCGACCTTCCTGGAAGGCCTTGTCCAGTCGTGACCACGGCTCCAACAGCAGTAAGCCGACGTCCCTGTCGGTGATGGGCAATCCCAAACGCTTGAAGGCGGCCTCGACATGGCTTCTGGTCCGCGCCGGGACATCAACCACCGCGTCCGCAAATAACCTTGCCTCGTCATCCAGCTCGGTCTTGGGCTCTTTGAGGAAGATTGCCCGGTCCGATCTCTGGACCTCAAATTGATTCCTGAAGGAATGACGGTCGCTCCAATCGCTGACGAACGGCCGAGTTCCCAGCTTGTAGTCAGCGACACACTTTAGAAAAACACGAGCCGCCGTGGTAAAGATGGGAACGCTGCCTTCCTCAGATAGGCAGAGGATCACCTTGAACTTCGCGTTCTTCTTGTTCCACGGCCGGGCTGCTGCCGCGATTAAGCAAAAGGCGAGATAGACCGGAAGGGTAATGAAGTCCTCGTCATCGGGTTGACTGAGCTTCCACGGCGGACGCGGCTTGCTTCTGGATGGCTGCACCGAGTTCACGATTTCAAGAAATTCCACGATATCCATCAATGCCAGTCCCCCAATGGGCTAGGTCTCTCCCGGAGCCGTTCGCCCCGGACTTCGACGCGCGTCCGGGAGTGATGCCGTCGAAAAGCCGTTCGTGCGAGGCGCAATCTTTAGGAAGGCTGGCAGTCACATTGGGTACGCCAGTCTTCTTGTTCCATCGCCGCAGCGCGGCGAGGACGCGGTGCCCGGTGAAAACTAGAATGGTTATGACGGTTCCGTCGATCGCTTGGTCGGACATCCACGCCGCGGACGGCTTGCCGCGGCGGCGTTTCGTCATTGTTGTATTCTCGTTCGGTAGACCCTGTTTTTCGATCACAGCGTGTCCCTCAGAAAACTGGACTTTCCGCGAAGACGTTCTCCCCAGTACTCTGGTTCGACGCGGGTGCCGAGGCGATACCAGCGGCTCATCGTCCGGGCTATTCCGCGATCCGGGTCGAAATAGAAAAGCTCGCTAGAAAATGCAGGTCTGCCGTCAGAGATATTTGGGTGTCCAAGTGGCCTACCAATCAGGCATGGAACCGCACGCTTGCCCAAGGTCCAACTGTTCATGGCAGCGTCAGGTGCTTGCGCCTCCTCACACCGATCGACGTCCTCCAGATCGTCCGCGAGACGTCGCAGGCATTTAATCAGGGACGACCGGGACATCCCAAACCATTCGTGTAATGCCGAATCGCACTTACGCATTTTTGACGTCTCCGTTCTATGGGACATATCGAATCTCCATAGACCGGCTATAAACGTTCAAATAGCAAACGGAAGACTCCAAACTACAGTTATTGACAAGTAATTGGCCTGACCGGCTTTGTCGCCCTATGAAGACACCGACTTCCGCCGACGCACTGCGGGCCGCACGAGCGCTGTTGGGCGTCTCGATCCGCGACCTTGAGCCCCGCGTCGGGTTGATGCGAAAGGCAATAGCCGCCTCGGAATCCGGAAATTCAACGATCCTCGAGCACAACCTCAAACTCATCGAGTTCTACGAGGCCGAGGGCATCGAATTTTTGGGCGACCTGTCGTTCGGAAAAAAAGTCGGTCGACCGGGTGCGAGGTGGAGAGCGCCAGACGATCGTTCCCTATCATCGTTAGCGGCCAGTGGGCTGAATTATCACACCGAAAGATTTCGCAATTCGTTCGCGGCCGCGCGAGCTCTGCTAGGTGACAAACAAAGTGTCATCGCAAAGGCCACGCGCCTCCCAGCGACAACTGTCAGCTCGCTCGAGCTCGGCCAACTGTGGCAAAACCCATCAGAAACTCTGCTTCAGTATTACATTGAAAGAGGCGTGGAATTCCTTGGCTGGCAGGATGCTGTCCGTCCAAACGTATATTTCGGTGTTGGCGTCAGGTGGGCAGCCGACAAGGCACAAGACTGAGTTTATGGAATTGGGCAACGCACGCAGCGGACTTTATTATGGCGTGCGTAGGCGGTGAGCGCACCGTAACCAGAGGCGCGCCGCGCTCCTGACCACGCTCATCACGAAAACGCTCTCAATGGGACGTACCTTTCATAAAGCTTTGAAAACTAGAGACGCGGGAAAAAATCTTGATTCCGAAGGGCGGATTTCTTCCGAATGAAGCGAAAAATTTTTTCCCGCCATAAGGTCGGCACGTCGCACGCTCGGGCAAACGCTGATCATTCAATATCTCTGATGTTATCCATAAGCTCTATTCGTTTGAATGATGGGTCCCGGAGGCCCATATTGTGATCACGGACATGGACGAACCTCCCATCGATGACCATGCCCTGACCTAAAGAAAGGAACCGGAAAATGACCACGCTCACCTATCGCGGTGGCGGCAAGCCCTTCACCTCCGGCGCAGGCCGCTTCGATCTGGCAAATTATGCCCGCAAGCTCGTGCTCGCCTGGACCCGCTGGCGGACCGCCCGTGAAATCGAAGCTATGCCCTTCGACATCCGCAAGGACATCGGCTGGCCGAGCACGGACGACAACAAACACCGGACCATGTAATGAATGCGACATTCCTCCTAAGATGAGGGCGGCGTCTGCATCACGCAACGCCGCCTTTTTCGTGGCTTGACCGTTCCTTCCCAGGCCGTTTTCAGCCTTGAAGTTCAGTCGCCTGTCAGCCCGTTCTTTGCTCCATCTGCAGCCCTCCTCGCGGTTTGACTGGCGAGATCGCGACCAATGTCGCATATTTGCTCTTCCCGGCCGCATTTTTCCATGCCAGTGTCGCTTTCAGGACATCGGCGCGACGCATTCCGCGCAACGAATATGTCATCGTTCCTCGAGCATGGATTTCGCTATGAACAGGATGCAGATCAAGAAGCGTTCGCTGGTCTTCTTTATGGTACCGCAATTCACCATGCTGCCCTTTTCGGCGGCCGTGGACACTTTGCGCATCGCCAATCGCATGCTCGGCTATCAGGCCTATACCTGGCGGCTCGCCTCTCTCGACGGGGATAAGGTCTATTCTTCGTGCGGCATCGGCGTCGAGGCCAATTCCTCGCTCGCCGAGGAGCGCCGCCATCTCGGCGGCGAAAACCGGCCGGGCATGGTGCTCGTCTGTTCCGGCATCGATGTCGAGCAGTTCAACAACAAGTCGGTCAATGCCTGGCTGCGTGAATGCTACAATCGCGGCGTTGCCGTCGGCAGCCTCTGTACGGGCGCACATGTGTTGGCCCAGGCCGGCCTGCTGAACGGCAAGCGCTGCGCCATCCACTGGGAAAACCTGCCGGGCTTTTCGGAAGCCTTCCCGCAGGCCGAAGTCTATGCCGATCTCTACGAGATCGACGGCAATCTCTATACCTGCGCCGGCGGCACCGCCTCGCTTGACATGATGCTGAACCTCGTCGGCGAGGATTTCGGCGAAAGCCTCGTCAATCGCATCTGCGAGCAGCACCTGACCGACCGCGTGCGCAACCCGCATGACCGCCAGCGCCTGCCGCTGCGCGCCCGCCTCGGCGTGCAGAACGCCAAGGTGCTGTCGATCATCGAGCTGATGGAAGGCAATCTCGCCGAGCCGCTGTCGCTGATCGAGATCGCCGACGGCGCCGGTCTCTCGCGCCGCCAGATCGAGCGGCTGTTCCGCCAGGAGATGGGCCGCTCGCCGGCCCGCTACTATCTGGAAATCCGCCTCGATCGCGCCCGCCACCTGCTGGTGCAGTCCTCGATGCCCGTCGTCGAGGTCGCAGTCGCCTGCGGCTTCGTCTCGGCCTCGCACTTTTCCAAGTGTTATCGCGAACTCTACCATCGCTCGCCGCAGCAGGAGCGCGCCGAGCGCAAGATGACCATGGCGACCGCGCGTCAACAGGCGGTCGCGGCCTGAGAGTTTGAAAGAGCGCGCCGCCTGAAATGAAAGGGCGGCGCCTTGCCAGAATGGCTCTATTGCGCCGCTTCTTCCGTCATCCTGGCGTCGGAAAAGACTTGGTTGCGGCCTCGGTGCTTGGCCATGTAGAGGAACTGGTCAGCGGCGTTGAGATAGTTCTCGAAGGTTTCGTAGCCCTCGATTTCGGCGATGCCGATCGAGATGGTGACGCCGAGTTCCTCGTCGTCGGCCGTCACCTTCAGCCGCGAGATGTCCGAGCGGATCTCGTCGCAGAGTTTGGTCGCGGCAGCCGAATCCATCTGCGGGAAAAGGATGGCGAATTCTTCGCCGCCAAGCCGCGAGAGCAGATTGTCGCTGCCCTCGAAGATCGTGAACAGCCTGTTTGCGACAGCCTTCAGCACCTTGTCGCCGATCTCGTGGCCATAGGTGTCATTCAGCCGCTTGAAATGATCGATATCGAGAATGGCCACCGAACTCGGCACTTTCAGCCGCAGGCACTCGTTCACCAGCTTCGGGCCGTTGTCGTAGAAATAGCGGCGGTTGTAGAGTCCGGTCAGGTAGTCGCAGGCCGCCGCCGCTCGCAACTGCCGCATCTGCGCCAGCGTTTCGGCATTGTTGGCGATGCGGCATTGCAATTCCTCGGCGACGAAGGGACGGTAGACGAAATCGCTGGCGCCGGCCTTCAGGAAACTGGCAGACAGCATGCGGTCGTTGGAGGAGGAGACGCCGATGACGCGCAGTCTGTCGGAACCGAAGCGATGGCGGATACGCCGCGTCAGCTCGTAGCCGCTCATATCGGGCATATGGTGGTCGGTGACGACGAGTTCGATATCGCTGTAAGCCTCGAGCGCGGCTAGCGCCTCGAGCCCCGAATTTGCCTCGACGACGAGATATTGCTGCGCCTTCAGGAGGTCGACCAGCACCTGGCGCACCGAGACGACATCATCGACGACGAGGACCCGCGTCTTGCGGTTGGAGATCGCCCGCCGAACGGTGGCGACCAGATTGTCGAGCGCGAATTCATTGTCCTTGAGCACATAATCGATGACATTGCGCTCCATGATCCTGTTGCGCGTGTTGAGATCGAATGTCGCGGTAAAGACGATCGCCGGGATATCGTGCTCGATCGTGCAGTCGAGCGCTTCGCCATAGGGCGAATCCGGCAGGTTGAGATCGACGACGGCCATGGTGTAGCCGTGACCGTCCTCGGCAAGTTCTTCGCGAAGAGCCTTCAGCGACGGGCAGGATTTGACTGCAAGGCCGAGCTCGGTCTGGAACCGATGGCAGAGCACAGCGGAAAACATCCGGGAATCTTCAACCAGAAGTATCTTGAGCCCGCCTGAACGGAGCCCGATGCCATCTCGCTGAAAATCCGCTTGAAAAGCCACAGCCGCTATTCCCCCATGCGTCCGATGGCCCCGACTCGGCCCTCTCCCCGGCGCGGCGGACGATAACCGAGGGGCCTGCGCGCGTGAAGGGGACAAATGACGGCGTTACTTGTAATTGCAGAAATTCGATGACGGTCTGCGACCGTCATCTCCGCCCCGCTGGCGATGCCGATACTGGAAGGGCCGTCAGGCAACCGCCCGCTCCCTGCGCATCGACTGGATTTGCAGCAGCGTATCGAGGTTCTGGTTGACGCGGCAGTAGAACTCCTCGTCGATGAACGGGCGCAGCATGAAATCATTGCCGCCGGCCTTCAGGAAACGCGCTGAAAGCAACCGGTTCGAGGAGGAGGAAACGCCGATGATGCGTAACTCGTGCGAGCCGATATTCGAGCGGATGCGTCGCGTCAGCTCGAAGCCGTCGATATCGGGCATGTTGTAGTCGGTGATCATCAGGCCGATATCGCGGTTGGCCTTCAGGATCTCCAATGCCTTGGCGCCGTTCTCGGCGGTGCTGACGCGGAAATTATAGCGTTTCAGCCGGCTCGACAGCAGCGCGCGGGCCGTCGCGCTGTCGTCGACGATCAGCACGTGGTGACGATGATTGGTCAGGAACCGGCAAATCGATTCCGCCAGAAGGTCGACGGCGAAGATATTGTCCTTGAGGATATAGTCGACAATGTCCTTGGCCATCAGCTTGTCGCGCATGCCATCATGGAAGGTGCCCGTAAAGACGATGGTCGGGATGGAAAGATCGACCAGATATTCAAGCGCTTCGCCGTTTTCGGCACCCGGAAGGTTGATGTTCGAGATTGCCAGCGTGATCGGATCGGAAGACTTGTCGTAGGAAAACTGCAGATCCTCGAAGCTGCGGCAGATCTCGACGTCAATGTCGAACAGCTCCTTGAGGCGTTTGCTGATCATCGAGGTGAATACGTTGGAATCTTCCGCGACAATAATACGCGCACCGGCAAACATTTCCCCGGAATATTGCATCCCCGAAATACCTAGAAACGCCATAGCAAACCTTTGATGTAAAATCTGTCCCCGGATCAATTTGGTACATCAATTGATTTGAGTAATTATTAATCGGCGCGTCCGCATATGAAACGAAGAGGCGGCCCGATGGCATCGCCTCCGATTTCTTGCGGATATGATTAAGAAATCAGGCGCGAAGCGACGCATTCTCGGCAGGCCGGAGCCGGAACCTCCGAAGGACGGGGACGGGTGGCAGGCGACCGGGTGAGATGCCTACTCCCCTCGGCTGGCAGCGCCCGGCCAAAGCGATTATAAACTCGGTATAGACCGACCCGCCGAGAGGTTCTCCCATGACCCAATCCGACCCGGTGATCGAATGGCTCCGCGATTCCGACCCG
This Rhizobium acidisoli DNA region includes the following protein-coding sequences:
- a CDS encoding DUF2442 domain-containing protein: MAVVEFSNGSVFMVPARSLEGLAGASDREIAEVEFAGEAALHWRRLDVSHRIDLLMEGVFGTRVDPPDFVRNRGEAQGKTGEPPSSLWLGPVIEFLSNNLPGSRETGWEHDFITAYLIACEALVALGQADETAYGAVARDNPLLPAVLPRWDDLATAVVFLAAENGLITFLSDREGQSQRPGPKGENLHEPNLGMWAARSGRRSLAGRGPAGTCLVSLKKTG
- a CDS encoding metallophosphoesterase, whose protein sequence is MKLWVLSDLHLEFGQPFLQSPPDDADVMVCAGDVLDKGIIPSLQWLADTFAHAIPVVFVPGNHEFYSASVQEGIRDAHEFAGRFPNVHFLENGAVDIDDVRFIGGALWSDFRLFGRNPEVAMSYAAHGMNDYKKIKFSKEPFRKFKPIDAYRKHLETRDFIANELRERAGLTTVVVTHHAPSPRSIDLGFRHDPLSASYASDLEDLLWEAGPNLWAHGHVHHRNDYVVGNTRVISNARGYPGERTGFDAAFVVEIGPNPQSNEELEQSALAIPDRAPKTDPDPGDELPDGDGMTKP
- a CDS encoding AAA family ATPase; the protein is MDIVEFLEIVNSVQPSRSKPRPPWKLSQPDDEDFITLPVYLAFCLIAAAARPWNKKNAKFKVILCLSEEGSVPIFTTAARVFLKCVADYKLGTRPFVSDWSDRHSFRNQFEVQRSDRAIFLKEPKTELDDEARLFADAVVDVPARTRSHVEAAFKRLGLPITDRDVGLLLLEPWSRLDKAFQEGRSPTLALQRLRQYPRPDTPAAAPVAKIGGPTLADMHGYGPVVDWGNDLAQDIDDYRAGRIQWADVDDGVLLSGPTGTGKTTFMRALANSCGVSIIVGSFSTWQSAGSLDHFLRAMRKAFAEAKKNAPSILFVDEADTYGSRNSGDHNDSYWTAAIAGFLELLDGFHGREGVVVVAACNHVNRLDPAIRRAGRLDRHFEIALPDTQSRLSILKFHSGIELDPSQGDMFCMATEGFSGADIEQLARDARRAARRHREVLSGIHVIAQLRTLRELSDDFVRNLAVHEAGHALVVMEIGHGEVTEVRISRYRIEGKSSELGFVQYGEMGARAKTRADYLNAIAVCLGGIAAEKEVFGCFSDGASGSEDADLNRATEIATMLEGARGMGHTLLVEDPVDQLERLRTYNPEFRRRVHDLLQSEFDRVKSIIRSRRTALDAIVERLMETRMLSGDEVAEIVQRHRMPTVSLAKLPRRMGEG
- a CDS encoding DUF2442 domain-containing protein, with protein sequence MVRGRRRRRVNRRDKIGQGGEKSLGSGLDEMGFQPLGRRIVVKTKRDADFPLKHPAPSDAYYDYSSRRIVIEFENGSAFMVPARSLDGLAEASEKDIAGVEVLGETALRWETLELNHEIAMLMAGIFGRPSFMEEIATRAMGRLHNDTQAAEFAAWARPVAEFFSYELPYRREAGWEHYYMTAYEIGCAALVALGQANETVGGAKPRRFPARPEEPPRWDDISIAVIYVAAQNGQLRFRPLDRRVPSLKTDDRGDMPGTNIAAANGAGPARATFNAYLVLEALGLVEGGRWTKAAETVLWRDNPTEWNLDFVSDARFVRAAFDAAAGVPDDIRSEIDAIVTSVNEETWTMRTPNVEKSDKSSPPPDAETVPPATPADLRSMVDDSRCHRLNALFFRRWRLGDGWLSATEAKSALEIYHDALAISMRKAVMGWLYPSRPSLAL
- a CDS encoding SIR2 family protein, whose product is MNFLIGSGASMPAIQVAGDIEAQINGLLMGGDLEQANLVALDFIEELAERNVDLLADIDDEPLVETLSNYVDFLSIIDAILFERKNILLPRQANIFTTNYDLFIEKAASKLPNVTLNDGFDRTSAVGNRYLFSPARYFDRTYRSGNMTDRIVELPVLNLIKVHGSLSWMRDTDKEIRFASDGVKLSGNVSKIDPAAVTAALGTRALILPNLRKFESALMERVYFDLLRLLSNCMDKDNALLVAFGFSFADEHILDITQRALRNPTSQLLIFAYSDANVAGFSSKFAQNRNITIVAPGQGPSIDFKSFNAILRAIIPESGAPQ
- a CDS encoding GlxA family transcriptional regulator; this encodes MNRMQIKKRSLVFFMVPQFTMLPFSAAVDTLRIANRMLGYQAYTWRLASLDGDKVYSSCGIGVEANSSLAEERRHLGGENRPGMVLVCSGIDVEQFNNKSVNAWLRECYNRGVAVGSLCTGAHVLAQAGLLNGKRCAIHWENLPGFSEAFPQAEVYADLYEIDGNLYTCAGGTASLDMMLNLVGEDFGESLVNRICEQHLTDRVRNPHDRQRLPLRARLGVQNAKVLSIIELMEGNLAEPLSLIEIADGAGLSRRQIERLFRQEMGRSPARYYLEIRLDRARHLLVQSSMPVVEVAVACGFVSASHFSKCYRELYHRSPQQERAERKMTMATARQQAVAA